CATGGCACGCGGTTCCGCGGCAGACCCTGACCGTATGGCGGCCCCTCGGGGTCAGGTAAAATTGCGAATAGAACGTTACCACGCCGTATATGCGACTCAGCGGGACAGAGAGTTGTTCGCCCACCTTTTTCAGAGCCTTTTCCGGAAGGTAGCCGTACACTGCCTGTACCTCCTGCAGGATGGTTATGAGGGCTCCTGTTTCTTTCCCATGCCGCTCAAGAATAGGATCAATCTTACTGATGTCCAGCGGTTCAGCCATGTATTGTTCTCCCCGGATCGTTCGG
This DNA window, taken from Syntrophorhabdales bacterium, encodes the following:
- the nuoE gene encoding NADH-quinone oxidoreductase subunit NuoE gives rise to the protein MAEPLDISKIDPILERHGKETGALITILQEVQAVYGYLPEKALKKVGEQLSVPLSRIYGVVTFYSQFYLTPRGRHTVRVCRGTACHVRGGKAVLKSVQQFLGVNENQTTDDMKFTFETVACLGACALSPVILVDKNYYGKLTPAKVEKVLKQYM